The following proteins come from a genomic window of Salvia hispanica cultivar TCC Black 2014 chromosome 4, UniMelb_Shisp_WGS_1.0, whole genome shotgun sequence:
- the LOC125185470 gene encoding uncharacterized protein LOC125185470, which yields MLLSLLKNFLDFLCSRAWLALLVPICAVLSSSSHGSFLIPITFILLSTIFLFTFSKKAAASEASSNQEKHQSEAGEEEVVLMGSQDMYSESESMEQFSSSEDHSSDIEQRLDCSDEESLIEIAIPSGQFGWNNVNCCKEFHKDFWAEMSEINEEDDNLIEIDINIGSIKC from the exons atgcttctctctctcttgaagaattttttagattttctG TGCTCAAGAGCCTGGTTAGCTCTTCTTGTTCCAATATGTGCAGTCTTATCATCATCCAGCCATGGATCTTTCTTGATCCCGATCACTTTCATCCTCCTCTCAACTATCTTCCTCTTCACATTCTCCAAAAAAGCAGCAGCAAGTGAGGCATcatcaaatcaagaaaagcACCAATCGGAGGCCGGGGAAGAAGAGGTGGTGTTGATGGGGTCACAAGATATGTACTCAGAGAGTGAGAGCATGGAACAGTTTTCATCAAGTGAAGATCACTCATCTGATATAGAGCAGAGGCTGGACTGCTCGGATGAGGAGAGCCTCATTGAGATAGCAATCCCAAGTGGGCAGTTTGGGTGGAATAATGTCAACTGCTGCAAAGAGTTTCACAAGGATTTCTGGGCAGAGATGAGTGAGATCAATGAAGAGGATGATAACTTGATTGAGATTGACATCAATATTGGTTCCATTAAGTGTTGA
- the LOC125219093 gene encoding protein ACTIVITY OF BC1 COMPLEX KINASE 7, chloroplastic-like, giving the protein MASGAVLASNTCYLSIGEMMNHGIPEDNLRYSGLFKNYNKVKTRKLTRFRVRMQKRELPSSQLGRYGRVIKMVPTSEIRKGTSPSVDKPEIVNGYVKKVNGVHVAAVRSLVKKDPTPPPSKLSRLKELPPIEEGIKVLPSDESFSWANENYNSVQRTIDVWLSLLSLRIRVLLDDAKWTYIGGFSEEKQKQRRRKTASWLRECILQLGPTLIKLGQLLSTRSDILPKEYVEELSKLQDRVPAFTSSKAKKLIEKELGTPVHVLFKEFVDLPLAAASLGQVHRAILHNGEKVVVKVQRPGLKKLFDIDLKNLKLITELFQKSETFGGPSRDWVGIYEECARILYEEIDYVNEAKNADRFRRDFRNIKWIRVPMVYWDYTGLKVLTLEYVPGIKINQLDMIDAYGYSRSKISSRAVEAYLIQILNTGFFHADPHPGNLAIDRDEALIYYDFGMMGDIRSFTRDRLSDLFYAAYEKDAKKVMQSLIDLGALEPTGDLTSVRRSVQFFLNNLLDKRITQEQTLSAIGEDLFAIATDQPFRFPSTFTFLIRAFSTLEGIGYTLDSDFSFAKIAAPYAQELLGRRYQRTGTQLVQEISKQADDARSHTISMPYRIQQIEEIVKQLESGDLKLRVRVLESERAAQRASVLQMGTIYTVVGGILLNLGLTLRVQGSRAVANASFIVAGFFFILFVRSIQKVKKLDRFEKMI; this is encoded by the exons ATGGCTTCTGGAGCAGTATTGGCTTCTAATACTTGCTATCTCAGCATAGGGGAAATGATGAATCATGGAATACCAGAAGATAATCTTCGTTACTCGGGTTTGTTTAAAAACTACAATAAGGTTAAGACTAGGAAACTTACTAGGTTTCGAGTTAGAATGCAGAAGAGGGAATTGCCATCGTCACAATTAGGCAGGTATGGTAGAGTTATCAAAATGGTACCTACTAGTGAAATCAGAAAAGGGACGTCGCCATCTGTGGATAAGCCAGAGATTGTGAATGGATATGTGAAGAAGGTTAATGGTGTTCATGTAGCTGCTGTACGAAGCCTTGTTAAGAAAGATCCTACTCCGCCTCCTTCAAAGTTGTCGAGGCTTAAAGAACTTCCCCCCATTGAAGAAGGGATTAAGGTTTTGCCTTCCGATGAAAGCTTTAGTTGGGCTAACGAAAACTATAACTCCGTTCAAAGAACTATTGATGTGTGGTTGTCTCTTCTTTCACTGAGAATCCGTGTTCTGTTGGATGATGCAAAATGGACATACATAGGAGGCTTTTCTGAGGAGAAGCAG AAGCAGCGAAGAAGGAAAACAGCGTCATGGTTAAGGGAGTGCATTCTGCAACTCGGGCCAACTTTGATCAAACTCGGGCAGCTACTGTCGACAAGATCTGATATACTTCCTAAAGAGTATGTGGAGGAGCTTTCTAAACTGCAG GATAGGGTACCGGCTTTTACATCAAGTAAAGCGAAAAAATTGATCGAAAAGGAATTGGGAACTCCAGTTCATGTGTTATTTAAGGAGTTTGTGGACCTACCGTTGGCAGCTGCTAGTCTTGGTCAG GTTCACAGGGCAATCCTGCATAACGGAGAGAAAGTGGTTGTGAAAGTCCAAAGACCAGGGTTGAAGAAACTTTTCGACATCGATCTCA AAAATCTAAAGCTAATTACTGAACTCTTTCAAAAGAGCGAAACATTTGGTGGCCCATCGAGGGATTGGGTTGGGATATATGAAGAATGTGCCAG gATTTTGTATGAAGAAATTGATTATGTAAACGAAGCAAAGAATGCTGATAGATTTCGTCGCGATTTTCGGAATATAAAGTGGATCCGAGTTCCT ATGGTCTACTGGGATTATACAGGACTAAAGGTTTTAACGTTGGAGTATGTTCCAG gtaTCAAGATAAACCAATTGGATATGATAGATGCATATGGTTATAGTCGATCCAAGATTTCATCACGGGCCGTTGAAGCCTACTTAATTCAG ATACTCAACACCGGTTTCTTTCATGCTGATCCTCATCCCGGAAATCTTGCTATTGATCGGGATGAAGCACTAATATACTACGACTTTGGTATGATGGGAGACATTAGGAGCTTTACTAGAGATAGGCTATCAGATCTCTTCTACGCTGCTTATGAAAAGGATGCAAAAAAG GTTATGCAAAGTCTGATTGATCTTGGAGCACTTGAGCCCACAGGAGATTTGACATCA GTGAGGAGATCAGTGCagtttttcttgaataatCTGCTAGACAAAAGAATTACTCAAGAGCAAACATTGTCAGCAATTGGTGAG GATTTGTTTGCTATAGCAACAGATCAGCCATTCCGGTTTCCTTCCACTTTCACTTTTCTTATCAGAGCATTTTCAACACTGGAAG GTATCGGCTATACTCTGGATTCGGATTTTTCATTTGCAAAGATCGCTGCACCATACGCACAG GAGCTCTTAGGAAGACGATATCAGCGGACAGGAACACAACTAGTCCAAGAAATATCTAAACAAGCCGATGAT GCAAGATCACACACGATCTCCATGCCTTACCGCATCCAACAGATAGAAGAAATTGTGAAGCAACTCGAGTCTGGAGACTTGAAGCTCCGCGTTCGTGTCCTTGAG TCGGAAAGAGCAGCTCAGAGAGCGAGTGTGCTGCAGATGGGAACCATATACACAGTTGTGGGTGGAATCCTCCTTAACCTTGGGCTTACTTTGCGCGTTCAA